One Xyrauchen texanus isolate HMW12.3.18 chromosome 34, RBS_HiC_50CHRs, whole genome shotgun sequence genomic window carries:
- the zgc:110222 gene encoding protein EOLA1 yields MSLEVACLSFRQPYAALVLNGVKTIESRWRPLLSEQQNCTLAVHIAQKNWEGEDWRFILTERLGMTPVQIEELLVSGERFGRGVIAGLVDVGKTWCCSEDVPDEEMRELESAACLTGLNQKYLTRLSNPRWLNEPLYSRGHKDVWTIHIPVHLLPSDPPHL; encoded by the exons ATGAGTTTAGAGGTTGCATGTTTGTCATTTCGCCAACCATACGCCGCTCTTGTGTTGAATGGTGTTAAAACGATAGAGAGCCGCTGGCGTCCCCTGCTGTCTGAGCAGCAGAACTGCACTCTAGCTGTACACATCGCTCAGAAGAACTGGGAAGGGGAGGACTGGAGATTCATCCTCACAGAACGACTGGGAATGACGCCTGTGCAAATCGAGGAACTTCTCGTATCTGGAGAACGGTTTGGACGTGGTGTTATAGCAG GTCTTGTAGATGTTGGCAAAACTTGGTGCTGTTCTGAGGATGTTCCTGATGAAGAGATGAGAGAGCTGGAGTCAGCAGCCTGCTTGACTGGTCTTAATCAGAAATATCTTACCCGACTCTCAAACCCTCGCTGGCTCAATGAACCTTTGTATTCTAGGGGCCATAAAGACGTGTGGACGATACACATCCCAGTTCATCTACTGCCCTCTGATCCACCTCATCTGTGA